One genomic segment of Acidobacteriota bacterium includes these proteins:
- a CDS encoding dispase autolysis-inducing protein produces the protein MKVKLFVVLAVFLISLSVKSGLAIPFDSTVSGQELPSLRPPCGVVQGTGAITMTTDNGASLLPTSENLRGIGYTYGLTALRTPGTLLAVHNATILRSTNNGCSWDSIGDVDTSLGDYFPLKLVAGAGDRAFGWSENRTFLIRIDRDRFTYLKAPVEGIIGIGTDPDNADHVRIGDSSGILESFDGGDNWQLIASLPKKDGAVFPYRVAFAPENLNHILVGTVVKGAFVTTDGGRNWQQATGFNGKDKPANVFEFAISPVNDNIVWAMAINLTETNQNHPSGGRHIYLSANGGQTFYPVIDHSANVTIRNQPAMAAHPTNPGILYFVFGTYYQDYGTDVFRYNLRDQSLTKTHNSYDGIDSITFSRKDPSIMYFGLEVVEPVGP, from the coding sequence ATGAAAGTAAAATTATTTGTTGTACTGGCAGTCTTTCTGATTTCCTTGAGTGTGAAATCAGGGCTGGCCATACCGTTTGACAGTACTGTCTCAGGGCAGGAACTCCCCAGTCTGCGTCCCCCCTGCGGAGTCGTTCAAGGTACAGGTGCCATCACCATGACCACCGATAATGGCGCTTCGCTCCTGCCGACCTCCGAAAATCTGCGTGGAATTGGGTATACCTACGGCCTGACGGCACTTCGAACACCGGGGACACTGCTTGCCGTCCACAATGCCACCATCCTGCGCTCAACCAATAATGGATGTTCGTGGGATTCAATTGGCGACGTGGACACCTCGTTGGGTGACTATTTCCCCTTAAAGCTGGTGGCTGGCGCCGGAGACCGGGCGTTTGGCTGGTCAGAAAACCGGACGTTTCTGATCCGCATTGATCGTGACCGGTTTACTTATTTGAAAGCCCCAGTTGAAGGAATCATTGGAATTGGAACTGACCCGGACAATGCTGATCATGTCCGCATTGGGGATAGTTCTGGAATTCTGGAATCGTTTGATGGCGGCGATAACTGGCAACTGATTGCGTCGCTGCCCAAAAAAGACGGTGCGGTCTTTCCCTACCGGGTTGCCTTTGCCCCTGAGAATCTGAACCACATTCTCGTCGGAACAGTTGTGAAAGGCGCGTTTGTGACCACGGATGGGGGCCGAAACTGGCAACAGGCGACCGGATTTAATGGGAAAGATAAGCCCGCCAATGTCTTTGAATTTGCCATTTCTCCGGTCAATGACAATATCGTCTGGGCGATGGCCATTAACTTGACCGAAACTAATCAGAATCACCCATCTGGCGGGCGGCATATTTACCTCTCCGCCAACGGTGGCCAGACCTTCTATCCAGTGATTGACCACTCGGCGAATGTGACTATTCGGAACCAACCCGCGATGGCCGCGCACCCAACCAATCCAGGTATCTTGTATTTTGTGTTTGGGACCTATTACCAGGATTACGGAACCGATGTGTTTCGTTACAATCTTCGTGATCAGTCACTGACCAAAACACACAATTCCTATGATGGAATTGATTCCATTACCTTTTCCCGCAAGGATCCGTCCATTATGTACTTTGGACTGGAAGTGGTTGAACCCGTAGGACCGTAA